From Longimicrobiaceae bacterium, a single genomic window includes:
- a CDS encoding sigma-54 dependent transcriptional regulator has product MPLPRLLVIDPDPGPLPPLVEALRGRAEVEGAASLAEGLRLLSERGCEALVLSLDFPAVDMALVRRIAESANAPGAVVLTTAQPTMQTMVEASRMGVVGVFAAPADPEEVAGALSEVFAPPEEVVPLPAPLAAGEDETAIGASPAMLEVFRMVGRVAASSATVLVLGESGTGKELVARAVHRNSERAAGPFVAINCAAIPENLLESELFGHEKGAFTGAIARKIGRFERASGGTLLLDEVGDMSLTLQSKILRALQEREIERVGGEGRIAVDVRVVAATNKDLRAAIAAGSFREDLYFRLAVVTLPLPRLVDRGGDLELLARHFAARYAAYYGRPLRGIARSALERLRAHGWPGNIRELKNVMERAVLLSHGPVLRAEHLPLDQLLPDSALPADASPLPGYSPTLTMAEVERLHIREVLREVGGHMGRASEVLDLHRNTLTRKVRDYGLDAASP; this is encoded by the coding sequence GTGCCGCTTCCCAGGCTGCTCGTCATCGACCCGGACCCCGGCCCCCTGCCGCCGCTCGTGGAAGCGCTCCGAGGGCGGGCGGAGGTGGAGGGCGCCGCCTCGCTCGCCGAGGGGCTGCGGCTCCTCTCCGAGCGCGGGTGCGAGGCGCTGGTGCTCTCGCTGGACTTCCCGGCGGTGGACATGGCGCTGGTGCGCCGCATCGCCGAGTCCGCCAACGCGCCGGGGGCGGTGGTGCTCACCACCGCGCAGCCCACCATGCAGACCATGGTGGAGGCGTCGCGCATGGGCGTGGTCGGCGTCTTCGCCGCCCCGGCGGACCCGGAGGAGGTGGCGGGGGCGCTCAGCGAGGTGTTCGCTCCGCCGGAGGAGGTGGTCCCGCTCCCGGCGCCGCTCGCCGCGGGGGAGGACGAGACGGCCATCGGCGCCTCCCCGGCCATGCTGGAGGTGTTCCGGATGGTGGGACGGGTGGCGGCGTCGTCGGCCACGGTGCTGGTGCTGGGGGAGAGCGGGACGGGGAAGGAGCTGGTGGCTCGCGCCGTCCACCGCAACAGCGAGCGCGCCGCAGGGCCGTTCGTCGCCATCAACTGCGCGGCGATCCCGGAGAACCTGCTGGAGTCGGAGCTGTTCGGGCACGAGAAGGGCGCCTTCACCGGCGCCATCGCCCGGAAGATCGGCCGCTTCGAGCGGGCCAGCGGGGGCACCCTCCTCCTGGACGAGGTGGGCGACATGTCGCTCACGCTGCAGTCCAAGATCCTGCGGGCGCTGCAGGAGCGGGAGATCGAGCGCGTGGGGGGCGAGGGGCGCATCGCCGTGGACGTGCGCGTGGTGGCCGCCACCAACAAGGACCTCCGCGCCGCCATCGCCGCGGGGAGCTTCCGCGAGGACCTGTACTTCCGCCTGGCCGTCGTCACCCTGCCGCTCCCGCGGCTCGTCGACCGGGGCGGCGACCTGGAGCTGCTGGCCCGCCACTTCGCTGCCCGCTACGCGGCGTACTACGGCCGCCCGCTGCGGGGGATCGCCCGCTCGGCCCTGGAGCGGCTGCGCGCCCACGGCTGGCCGGGGAACATCCGCGAGCTGAAGAACGTCATGGAGCGCGCGGTGCTCCTCTCCCACGGCCCCGTGCTCCGCGCCGAGCACCTCCCCCTGGACCAGCTCCTCCCCGACTCCGCCCTCCCCGCCGACGCCTCCCCGCTCCCCGGGTACTCCCCCACGCTCACCATGGCCGAGGTGGAGCGGCTCCACATCCGCGAGGTGCTCCGCGAGGTGGGCGGGCACATGGGGCGCGCCTCCGAGGTGCTGGACCTGCACCGGAACACGCTGACCCGTAAGGTGCGCGACTACGGGCTGGACGCGG
- a CDS encoding S8 family serine peptidase gives MKRLLTLAAGTLLLAACQDGPAGDALLHPETRLRSVAAGVEVDPALGSALLGAGEADPLEVIVTFDEALTTGDALAASIQQLGAGVIGFQHLPMVAALATPEQVSAISALAGVRGLWANTSERLLNRQVVGSVGADLAWEAGYTGRGVGIAILDTGIDAGHPDLAFGTKTVQNVKAVAHSKDLYTFPGRDSVTGLKTPKPAKKGYEVFVENVENTDTDNGHGTHVAGTAAGSGEASGGKYGGVAPGAHLIGVSAAVGGVLPTINLLAGFDYIIENRKKYNIQVVNNSWGSTGRFNPNSALTIATREVYEAGITVVFAGGNEGPGEDTMNPRSVAPWVISVAAGCKLAEDYGQPAGSAANPTNSRAHCEDGRDRLLADFSSRGIPGDAMYHPDILAPGVHTVSSRASTGLEITAFAAQHDARICSIEAAHVPYYTCIDGTSMASPAIAGVVALMEEASGGKLTPDQALAVLTRTARAMPGYGEWEVGAGYVDALAAVKAARSLR, from the coding sequence ATGAAGCGCTTGCTGACCCTCGCCGCCGGGACCCTCCTCCTGGCCGCGTGCCAGGACGGCCCCGCCGGGGACGCTCTGCTCCATCCGGAGACGAGGCTCCGCTCCGTCGCGGCCGGAGTGGAGGTGGATCCGGCGCTCGGCTCCGCGCTCCTCGGCGCGGGGGAGGCGGATCCACTGGAGGTGATCGTGACCTTCGACGAGGCACTCACCACGGGTGACGCGCTCGCCGCGTCCATCCAGCAGCTCGGCGCGGGGGTGATCGGCTTCCAGCACCTCCCCATGGTCGCCGCCCTGGCCACCCCCGAGCAGGTCTCCGCGATCAGCGCCCTGGCAGGCGTGCGCGGGCTCTGGGCGAACACCTCCGAGCGGCTCCTCAACCGGCAGGTGGTGGGGAGCGTCGGCGCGGACCTGGCCTGGGAGGCCGGATACACCGGCAGGGGAGTGGGAATCGCCATCCTGGACACCGGGATCGACGCCGGGCACCCCGACCTCGCCTTCGGGACCAAGACCGTCCAGAACGTCAAGGCCGTCGCCCACAGCAAGGACCTCTACACCTTCCCCGGGCGGGACTCCGTCACCGGGCTCAAGACCCCGAAGCCCGCGAAGAAGGGGTACGAAGTGTTCGTGGAGAACGTCGAGAACACCGACACCGACAATGGACACGGGACGCACGTGGCGGGGACCGCCGCCGGAAGCGGCGAGGCTTCGGGCGGGAAGTACGGCGGGGTCGCGCCCGGGGCGCACCTGATCGGCGTGAGCGCGGCCGTGGGCGGCGTGCTCCCCACGATCAACCTCTTGGCGGGCTTCGACTACATCATCGAGAACCGGAAGAAGTACAACATCCAGGTGGTGAACAACTCCTGGGGGTCCACCGGCAGGTTCAACCCGAACTCCGCGCTCACGATCGCCACCCGCGAGGTATACGAGGCGGGAATCACGGTGGTCTTCGCGGGCGGGAACGAGGGTCCCGGGGAGGACACCATGAACCCGCGCAGCGTGGCGCCCTGGGTCATCAGCGTCGCGGCCGGCTGCAAGCTCGCGGAGGACTATGGCCAGCCGGCGGGGAGCGCCGCCAACCCCACCAACTCCCGGGCGCACTGCGAGGACGGGCGGGACCGGCTCCTGGCGGACTTCTCCTCCCGCGGGATCCCGGGGGACGCCATGTACCACCCGGACATCCTCGCGCCGGGGGTGCACACCGTCTCCTCCCGCGCCTCCACGGGGCTGGAGATCACCGCCTTCGCGGCGCAGCACGACGCGCGGATCTGCTCGATCGAGGCGGCGCACGTGCCCTACTACACCTGCATCGACGGCACCTCCATGGCCTCGCCGGCGATCGCCGGCGTGGTGGCGCTGATGGAGGAGGCGTCCGGCGGGAAGCTCACCCCGGACCAGGCGCTCGCCGTGCTCACCCGCACCGCCCGCGCGATGCCGGGATACGGAGAGTGGGAGGTGGGCGCGGGCTACGTGGATGCGCTCGCCGCGGTCAAGGCCGCCCGCTCGCTGCGGTAG
- a CDS encoding S8 family serine peptidase → MKRLLSAALLALFAAGCQDTGPVSPLSTPGGHPSFAATADPELDAALAAATASTPLQVIAVFDDSATTAGAVSSAIQGLGAGVIGFKHLPMVAALATPSQIEGIQGIAGVTGVYLNAQLDYHNAEGLESIHADDVHAMGYTGKGIGVAILDSGIDGLHPDLAYPSKTIANVKYVADLEERFSFGGQEPVVGATLFLDNVAVSETSVGHGTHVAGTAAGKGTASGGKYRGVAPGANLIGIGAGDVLFIFWTLAGFDYILEHRAQYNIKVVNNSWGSAGGAYDPKAPINVATRKVSDAGVTVVFSAGNSGPGENTLNRWSLAPWVISVAAGCKLTDDANAANWRSRCQDASGRAPVLAGFSSRGIPGDPMFHPDITAPGVYIVSTRASTGTVMNGLDAPSDLTRCAIDLTHAPYYTCASGTSMAAPHVAGVVALMQEAAGGKLKPAKVIEIIRKTATPLPGFAEWEVGSGYLNALEAVKVSRR, encoded by the coding sequence ATGAAGCGCCTTCTTTCGGCTGCACTCCTCGCGCTCTTCGCCGCGGGGTGCCAGGACACGGGGCCGGTCTCGCCGCTGAGCACGCCGGGTGGACACCCGAGCTTCGCCGCCACCGCGGATCCGGAGCTCGACGCGGCGCTCGCCGCCGCCACCGCGAGCACCCCGCTCCAGGTGATCGCCGTCTTCGACGACTCCGCGACGACCGCCGGCGCGGTGAGCAGCGCGATCCAGGGTCTCGGTGCGGGGGTGATCGGCTTCAAGCACCTCCCCATGGTGGCCGCGCTCGCGACCCCCAGCCAGATCGAGGGGATCCAGGGGATCGCCGGGGTGACGGGGGTCTACCTGAACGCGCAGCTCGACTACCACAACGCGGAGGGGCTGGAGAGCATCCACGCGGACGACGTGCACGCCATGGGGTACACGGGGAAGGGGATCGGCGTCGCGATCCTGGACAGCGGGATCGACGGGCTGCACCCGGACCTGGCCTATCCTTCCAAGACCATCGCGAACGTCAAGTACGTGGCGGACCTGGAGGAGCGCTTCTCCTTCGGCGGGCAGGAGCCGGTGGTGGGGGCCACGCTCTTCCTCGACAACGTCGCGGTGAGTGAGACCTCCGTCGGCCACGGCACGCACGTGGCGGGCACCGCGGCCGGGAAGGGCACGGCTTCCGGGGGCAAGTACAGGGGGGTCGCGCCGGGCGCGAACCTGATCGGCATCGGCGCGGGCGACGTCCTCTTCATCTTCTGGACGCTGGCGGGCTTCGACTACATCCTCGAGCACAGGGCCCAGTACAACATCAAGGTCGTCAACAACTCCTGGGGGTCCGCGGGCGGCGCGTACGACCCGAAGGCCCCGATCAACGTAGCCACCAGGAAGGTCTCGGACGCCGGGGTGACGGTGGTCTTCAGCGCCGGGAACTCGGGTCCGGGTGAGAACACGCTGAACCGGTGGAGCCTCGCCCCCTGGGTGATCAGCGTCGCCGCCGGGTGCAAGCTGACCGACGACGCCAACGCCGCGAACTGGCGGTCCCGCTGCCAGGACGCCAGCGGGCGCGCCCCGGTGCTGGCGGGCTTCTCCTCCCGCGGCATCCCCGGCGACCCCATGTTCCACCCGGACATCACCGCGCCGGGGGTGTACATCGTCTCCACGCGCGCTTCCACCGGAACGGTGATGAACGGCCTGGACGCGCCGAGCGACCTGACCCGCTGCGCGATCGACCTGACGCACGCCCCCTACTACACCTGCGCGTCTGGCACCTCGATGGCCGCCCCCCACGTGGCCGGCGTGGTGGCGCTGATGCAGGAAGCGGCCGGAGGGAAGCTGAAGCCGGCGAAGGTGATCGAGATCATCCGCAAGACCGCCACGCCCCTTCCGGGCTTCGCGGAGTGGGAGGTCGGGTCCGGGTACCTGAACGCCCTGGAGGCCGTGAAGGTCTCGCGCCGGTAG